In Candidatus Krumholzibacteriia bacterium, one DNA window encodes the following:
- a CDS encoding phosphatase PAP2 family protein produces the protein MEELAGRQLLALLAARAADPVWHELWRAIAFLGSADFFAVALPVLFAIAPMRWALRLGLAFAASATTSEALKAAIGRPRIDPLEFGLPAGLEDPGAYASHAFPSGHTLMAVVLWGSVAANARSPWLRAACAVLVAAIAFSRLALVRHDLIDVGGGALIGAVLLVLLVWGERAWGDSLARLPRVERAGLWLLAALAAHLATGLEVTAVVLGVGAGVGVGAIAGAGWKRRTERTSVALAVPRVVLAVAGVAAVRWIAEPGDGFTPTTLFALYFVAAVWVAGLVPAALGGVHETTSDDERIRTARPGVARSPRVRT, from the coding sequence ATGGAAGAACTCGCCGGCCGGCAGCTCCTCGCCCTCCTCGCGGCGCGCGCCGCCGATCCGGTGTGGCACGAGCTGTGGCGGGCGATCGCCTTCCTGGGCTCGGCCGACTTCTTCGCGGTGGCACTTCCGGTGCTCTTCGCGATCGCGCCCATGCGCTGGGCGCTACGGCTGGGACTGGCCTTCGCCGCATCGGCAACCACGAGCGAAGCCCTGAAGGCCGCGATCGGGCGACCCCGGATCGATCCCCTGGAGTTCGGCCTGCCCGCCGGCCTCGAGGATCCCGGCGCCTACGCCAGCCACGCCTTCCCGAGCGGACACACGCTCATGGCCGTGGTCCTGTGGGGCTCGGTGGCGGCCAACGCGCGCTCGCCGTGGCTGCGCGCGGCCTGCGCCGTACTCGTCGCCGCGATCGCCTTCAGCCGGCTGGCCCTGGTGCGCCACGACCTGATCGACGTCGGCGGCGGAGCGCTGATCGGAGCGGTGCTGCTGGTGCTGCTCGTGTGGGGTGAACGTGCATGGGGGGACTCGCTGGCCCGGCTGCCGCGGGTCGAGCGCGCAGGACTGTGGTTGCTCGCGGCACTGGCGGCACACCTGGCGACAGGCCTCGAAGTGACGGCCGTGGTGCTGGGAGTCGGAGCCGGAGTCGGGGTCGGTGCGATCGCGGGTGCCGGGTGGAAGCGGCGGACCGAGCGAACTTCCGTGGCGCTGGCTGTCCCCCGCGTCGTTCTGGCCGTGGCCGGCGTCGCGGCGGTGCGATGGATCGCCGAACCCGGCGACGGCTTCACGCCGACGACCCTCTTCGCTCTCTACTTCGTGGCGGCGGTGTGGGTGGCCGGTCTGGTCCCCGCTGCGCTCGGCGGAGTCCACGAGACGACGTCCGACGACGAAAGGATCAGGACTGCGCGCCCAGGCGTCGCTCGATCGCCGCGCGTACGGACGTGA